Proteins from one Lepidochelys kempii isolate rLepKem1 chromosome 6, rLepKem1.hap2, whole genome shotgun sequence genomic window:
- the PRR14 gene encoding proline-rich protein 14 isoform X5 produces MEHPVARGALAGGCTRLSASERNIRRQRLIVYRPSTENQSSPAPRGPEEKAPPLCWLPRGRAGSPQARRQSERLQGRRQRLQQGVPQWGQGAELWLVASPMERARHRVLAIALEECLATKGGAVSQRGTSSSAHLDTPSLPGHPLPGKALLPAGSPTPGSDWTPRQQEPTMDRVDQLTASSSSSDQWERCPQPADPAPQEAEPSGSLLPSSSSAWPPPICSLLRPRATVPNLRHWGIAPLFQSVKSKLETFADIFLSPAKPRLRPPPSPCLDEGEGGGQPAELPRPEEEPAQSRSGPSQQGAHSSRQGVNIEVKIAISEPAERRGPGEAKDDGDGDSIVSRRPPICQWRLSPEDPSQPRLGRSYSCPDFPWAMPSPLPASAPCPPRRRRHTVCSLEVSRELLRGHPSPPVLPCLRKEVFPFPSPASRHLLSPVVCMTRCDEAHSSCPGPPHHEEPATALLCPRDGSQCPEQGDRGHGITTGGILLSHTDAKCSQEETTGKVSRFRIRKTPAKQQANLTPMGLPRPVRLNKKEFSLEEIYTNKNYRTPTEKRTFETIFEEPRERNGALVLTSQRKLKRTMEFQDSSLPRKQRRARPRGRLAGRAPGGRRAPPQHPNLEELLHQRLAELDALFEADGD; encoded by the exons ATGGAGCACCCCGTGGCCAGAGGGGCGCTGGCAGGGGGCTGTACCAGGCTGTCTGCCTCGGAGCGGAACATCCGACGCCAGAGGCTCATCGTGtacag ACCCTCCACTGAAAATCagagctcccctgccccccggggGCCTGAGGAGAAGGCTCCCCCGCTGTGCTGGCTGCCCCGGGGCAGGGCCGGGTCTCCTCAGGCAAGGCGCCAGTCGGAGAGACTGCAGGGCAGACGGCAGCGGCTGCAGCAGGGGGTGCCCCAGTGGGGCCAGGGGgcggagctgtggctggtggcCTCGCCCATGGAGAGAGCCCGGCACAGGGTACTGGCCATTGCCCTGGAGGAGTGTCTTGCCACCAAAGGAGGGGCt GTCTCCCAAAGGGGCACATCCTCCTCAGCTCATCTggacaccccctccctccctggacaCCCCCTTCCTGGGAAAGCCTTGCTGCCAGCTGGGAGCCCTACGCCTGGTTCAGATTGGACCCCTAGGCAGCAGGAGCCCACCATGGACAG GGTTGATCAGCTGACAGCATCTTCCTCTTCCTCAGACCAGTGGGAGCGCTGCCCACAGCCAG CAGATCCTGCCCCACAAGAAGCTGAGCCATCTGGCAGCCtcctgccttcctcctcctccgcctGGCCTCCCCCGATCTGTTCGCTGCTGCGCCCCCGGGCCACAGTCCCCAACTTGCGACACTGGGGCATCGCCCCGCTCTTCCAGAGTGTCAAATCCAAGCTGGAGACCTTTGCTGACATCTTCCTGAGCCCGGCCAAGCCGCGCCTGCGCCCCCCACCGTCTCCCTGTCTGGACGAGGGAGAAGGTGGGGGGCAGCCGGCGGAGCTCCCCCGCCCCGAGGAGGAGCCAGCTCAGAGTCGGAGCGGGCcgagccagcagggggcacacaGCTCACGCCAGGGGGTGAACATCGAGGTCAAAATTGCCATCTCGGAGCCAGCAGAGAGGAGGGGCCCTGGCGAGGCCAAAGATGACGGGGACGGGGACAGCATTGTGAGCCGCAGACCCCCCATCTGCCAGTGGCGCCTGAGCCCTGAGGACCCCAGCCAGCCCCGCCTGGGTCGCAGCTACTCCTGCCCTGACTTCCCCTGGGCCATGCCGTCCCCATTGCCAGCGTCCGCCCCCTGCCCACCGCGCCGTCGCCGTCACACGGTCTGCAGCCTGGAGGTGTCGCGGGAGTTGCTGCGGGGCCACCCCTCGCCCCCCGTCCTGCCCTGCCTGCGCAAGGAggtcttccccttcccctccccagcctcccgCCACCTGCTCAGCCCAGTGGTGTGCATGACCCGCTGCGACGAGGCCCATTCCTCCTGCCCAGGGCCACCCCACCACGAGGAGCCTGCCACTGCCCTGCTTTGCCCCAG GGACGGCTCCCAGTGCCCGGAGCAGGGGGACAGGGGCCATGGCATCACCACGGGTGGGATTCTGCTGTCACACACAGATGCCAAG TGCTCCCAGGAAGAAACCACAGGGAAAGTGTCCCGCTTCCGCATCCGCAAGACCCCAGCCAAACAGCAAGCCAACCTCACGCCAATGGGCCTGCCCCGGCCAGTCAG GTTGAACAAGAAGGAGTTCAGTTTGGAGGAGATCTACACCAATAAGAACTACCGCACTCCCACCGAGAAGCG GACCTTCGAGACGATCTTTGAGGAGCCTCGGGAGCGGAACGGGGCACTGGTGCTTACCAGCCAGCGCAAGCTGAAGCGCACCATGGAGTTCCAGGACAGCAGCCTGCCCCGCAAACAGCGCCGTGCCCGGCCCCGGGGGAGGCTGGCGGGGCGAGCGCCAGGTGGGCGCCGGGCCccaccccaacaccccaaccTGGAGGAACTGCTGCACCAGCGCCTAGCCGAGCTGGACGCCCTGTTTGAAGCTGATGGggactag
- the PRR14 gene encoding proline-rich protein 14 isoform X3 — protein sequence MEHPVARGALAGGCTRLSASERNIRRQRLIVYRPSTENQSSPAPRGPEEKAPPLCWLPRGRAGSPQARRQSERLQGRRQRLQQGVPQWGQGAELWLVASPMERARHRVLAIALEECLATKGGAVSQRGTSSSAHLDTPSLPGHPLPGKALLPAGSPTPGSDWTPRQQEPTMDRPSPEEQRSPVCQRPENKAPASCWLPQGTAGSESERLQGKRWLLRQGAPQQSRGPGASPSISQQGKELVTSPMERAQQRVLTVALEECPMAADASLQQEDLLMLLPPSTVDQLTASSSSSDQWERCPQPADPAPQEAEPSGSLLPSSSSAWPPPICSLLRPRATVPNLRHWGIAPLFQSVKSKLETFADIFLSPAKPRLRPPPSPCLDEGEGGGQPAELPRPEEEPAQSRSGPSQQGAHSSRQGVNIEVKIAISEPAERRGPGEAKDDGDGDSIVSRRPPICQWRLSPEDPSQPRLGRSYSCPDFPWAMPSPLPASAPCPPRRRRHTVCSLEVSRELLRGHPSPPVLPCLRKEVFPFPSPASRHLLSPVVCMTRCDEAHSSCPGPPHHEEPATALLCPRDGSQCPEQGDRGHGITTGGILLSHTDAKCSQEETTGKVSRFRIRKTPAKQQANLTPMGLPRPVRTFETIFEEPRERNGALVLTSQRKLKRTMEFQDSSLPRKQRRARPRGRLAGRAPGGRRAPPQHPNLEELLHQRLAELDALFEADGD from the exons ATGGAGCACCCCGTGGCCAGAGGGGCGCTGGCAGGGGGCTGTACCAGGCTGTCTGCCTCGGAGCGGAACATCCGACGCCAGAGGCTCATCGTGtacag ACCCTCCACTGAAAATCagagctcccctgccccccggggGCCTGAGGAGAAGGCTCCCCCGCTGTGCTGGCTGCCCCGGGGCAGGGCCGGGTCTCCTCAGGCAAGGCGCCAGTCGGAGAGACTGCAGGGCAGACGGCAGCGGCTGCAGCAGGGGGTGCCCCAGTGGGGCCAGGGGgcggagctgtggctggtggcCTCGCCCATGGAGAGAGCCCGGCACAGGGTACTGGCCATTGCCCTGGAGGAGTGTCTTGCCACCAAAGGAGGGGCt GTCTCCCAAAGGGGCACATCCTCCTCAGCTCATCTggacaccccctccctccctggacaCCCCCTTCCTGGGAAAGCCTTGCTGCCAGCTGGGAGCCCTACGCCTGGTTCAGATTGGACCCCTAGGCAGCAGGAGCCCACCATGGACAG ACCCTCCCCTGAGGAGCAAAGGTCTCCCGTCTGCCAGAGGCCTGAGAATAAGGCCCCTGCATCGTGCTGGCTGCCCCAGGGCACGGCTGGGTCTGAGTCAGAGCGGCTGCAGGGCAAGCGATGGCTGCTGCGGCAGGGGGCACCGCAGCAGAGCCGGGGGCCGGGGGcatctccctccatctcccaGCAGGGGAAGGAGCTGGTGACGTCGCCCATGGAGAGGGCCCAGCAGCGCGTCCTGACTGTGGCACTGGAGGAGTGCCCCATGgcagca GATGCCAGCCTGCAGCAGGAAGATCTGCTGATGCTGTTGCCTCCTAGCAC GGTTGATCAGCTGACAGCATCTTCCTCTTCCTCAGACCAGTGGGAGCGCTGCCCACAGCCAG CAGATCCTGCCCCACAAGAAGCTGAGCCATCTGGCAGCCtcctgccttcctcctcctccgcctGGCCTCCCCCGATCTGTTCGCTGCTGCGCCCCCGGGCCACAGTCCCCAACTTGCGACACTGGGGCATCGCCCCGCTCTTCCAGAGTGTCAAATCCAAGCTGGAGACCTTTGCTGACATCTTCCTGAGCCCGGCCAAGCCGCGCCTGCGCCCCCCACCGTCTCCCTGTCTGGACGAGGGAGAAGGTGGGGGGCAGCCGGCGGAGCTCCCCCGCCCCGAGGAGGAGCCAGCTCAGAGTCGGAGCGGGCcgagccagcagggggcacacaGCTCACGCCAGGGGGTGAACATCGAGGTCAAAATTGCCATCTCGGAGCCAGCAGAGAGGAGGGGCCCTGGCGAGGCCAAAGATGACGGGGACGGGGACAGCATTGTGAGCCGCAGACCCCCCATCTGCCAGTGGCGCCTGAGCCCTGAGGACCCCAGCCAGCCCCGCCTGGGTCGCAGCTACTCCTGCCCTGACTTCCCCTGGGCCATGCCGTCCCCATTGCCAGCGTCCGCCCCCTGCCCACCGCGCCGTCGCCGTCACACGGTCTGCAGCCTGGAGGTGTCGCGGGAGTTGCTGCGGGGCCACCCCTCGCCCCCCGTCCTGCCCTGCCTGCGCAAGGAggtcttccccttcccctccccagcctcccgCCACCTGCTCAGCCCAGTGGTGTGCATGACCCGCTGCGACGAGGCCCATTCCTCCTGCCCAGGGCCACCCCACCACGAGGAGCCTGCCACTGCCCTGCTTTGCCCCAG GGACGGCTCCCAGTGCCCGGAGCAGGGGGACAGGGGCCATGGCATCACCACGGGTGGGATTCTGCTGTCACACACAGATGCCAAG TGCTCCCAGGAAGAAACCACAGGGAAAGTGTCCCGCTTCCGCATCCGCAAGACCCCAGCCAAACAGCAAGCCAACCTCACGCCAATGGGCCTGCCCCGGCCAGTCAG GACCTTCGAGACGATCTTTGAGGAGCCTCGGGAGCGGAACGGGGCACTGGTGCTTACCAGCCAGCGCAAGCTGAAGCGCACCATGGAGTTCCAGGACAGCAGCCTGCCCCGCAAACAGCGCCGTGCCCGGCCCCGGGGGAGGCTGGCGGGGCGAGCGCCAGGTGGGCGCCGGGCCccaccccaacaccccaaccTGGAGGAACTGCTGCACCAGCGCCTAGCCGAGCTGGACGCCCTGTTTGAAGCTGATGGggactag
- the PRR14 gene encoding proline-rich protein 14 isoform X1 produces the protein MEHPVARGALAGGCTRLSASERNIRRQRLIVYRPSTENQSSPAPRGPEEKAPPLCWLPRGRAGSPQARRQSERLQGRRQRLQQGVPQWGQGAELWLVASPMERARHRVLAIALEECLATKGGAVSQRGTSSSAHLDTPSLPGHPLPGKALLPAGSPTPGSDWTPRQQEPTMDRPSPEEQRSPVCQRPENKAPASCWLPQGTAGSESERLQGKRWLLRQGAPQQSRGPGASPSISQQGKELVTSPMERAQQRVLTVALEECPMAADASLQQEDLLMLLPPSTVDQLTASSSSSDQWERCPQPADPAPQEAEPSGSLLPSSSSAWPPPICSLLRPRATVPNLRHWGIAPLFQSVKSKLETFADIFLSPAKPRLRPPPSPCLDEGEGGGQPAELPRPEEEPAQSRSGPSQQGAHSSRQGVNIEVKIAISEPAERRGPGEAKDDGDGDSIVSRRPPICQWRLSPEDPSQPRLGRSYSCPDFPWAMPSPLPASAPCPPRRRRHTVCSLEVSRELLRGHPSPPVLPCLRKEVFPFPSPASRHLLSPVVCMTRCDEAHSSCPGPPHHEEPATALLCPRDGSQCPEQGDRGHGITTGGILLSHTDAKCSQEETTGKVSRFRIRKTPAKQQANLTPMGLPRPVRLNKKEFSLEEIYTNKNYRTPTEKRTFETIFEEPRERNGALVLTSQRKLKRTMEFQDSSLPRKQRRARPRGRLAGRAPGGRRAPPQHPNLEELLHQRLAELDALFEADGD, from the exons ATGGAGCACCCCGTGGCCAGAGGGGCGCTGGCAGGGGGCTGTACCAGGCTGTCTGCCTCGGAGCGGAACATCCGACGCCAGAGGCTCATCGTGtacag ACCCTCCACTGAAAATCagagctcccctgccccccggggGCCTGAGGAGAAGGCTCCCCCGCTGTGCTGGCTGCCCCGGGGCAGGGCCGGGTCTCCTCAGGCAAGGCGCCAGTCGGAGAGACTGCAGGGCAGACGGCAGCGGCTGCAGCAGGGGGTGCCCCAGTGGGGCCAGGGGgcggagctgtggctggtggcCTCGCCCATGGAGAGAGCCCGGCACAGGGTACTGGCCATTGCCCTGGAGGAGTGTCTTGCCACCAAAGGAGGGGCt GTCTCCCAAAGGGGCACATCCTCCTCAGCTCATCTggacaccccctccctccctggacaCCCCCTTCCTGGGAAAGCCTTGCTGCCAGCTGGGAGCCCTACGCCTGGTTCAGATTGGACCCCTAGGCAGCAGGAGCCCACCATGGACAG ACCCTCCCCTGAGGAGCAAAGGTCTCCCGTCTGCCAGAGGCCTGAGAATAAGGCCCCTGCATCGTGCTGGCTGCCCCAGGGCACGGCTGGGTCTGAGTCAGAGCGGCTGCAGGGCAAGCGATGGCTGCTGCGGCAGGGGGCACCGCAGCAGAGCCGGGGGCCGGGGGcatctccctccatctcccaGCAGGGGAAGGAGCTGGTGACGTCGCCCATGGAGAGGGCCCAGCAGCGCGTCCTGACTGTGGCACTGGAGGAGTGCCCCATGgcagca GATGCCAGCCTGCAGCAGGAAGATCTGCTGATGCTGTTGCCTCCTAGCAC GGTTGATCAGCTGACAGCATCTTCCTCTTCCTCAGACCAGTGGGAGCGCTGCCCACAGCCAG CAGATCCTGCCCCACAAGAAGCTGAGCCATCTGGCAGCCtcctgccttcctcctcctccgcctGGCCTCCCCCGATCTGTTCGCTGCTGCGCCCCCGGGCCACAGTCCCCAACTTGCGACACTGGGGCATCGCCCCGCTCTTCCAGAGTGTCAAATCCAAGCTGGAGACCTTTGCTGACATCTTCCTGAGCCCGGCCAAGCCGCGCCTGCGCCCCCCACCGTCTCCCTGTCTGGACGAGGGAGAAGGTGGGGGGCAGCCGGCGGAGCTCCCCCGCCCCGAGGAGGAGCCAGCTCAGAGTCGGAGCGGGCcgagccagcagggggcacacaGCTCACGCCAGGGGGTGAACATCGAGGTCAAAATTGCCATCTCGGAGCCAGCAGAGAGGAGGGGCCCTGGCGAGGCCAAAGATGACGGGGACGGGGACAGCATTGTGAGCCGCAGACCCCCCATCTGCCAGTGGCGCCTGAGCCCTGAGGACCCCAGCCAGCCCCGCCTGGGTCGCAGCTACTCCTGCCCTGACTTCCCCTGGGCCATGCCGTCCCCATTGCCAGCGTCCGCCCCCTGCCCACCGCGCCGTCGCCGTCACACGGTCTGCAGCCTGGAGGTGTCGCGGGAGTTGCTGCGGGGCCACCCCTCGCCCCCCGTCCTGCCCTGCCTGCGCAAGGAggtcttccccttcccctccccagcctcccgCCACCTGCTCAGCCCAGTGGTGTGCATGACCCGCTGCGACGAGGCCCATTCCTCCTGCCCAGGGCCACCCCACCACGAGGAGCCTGCCACTGCCCTGCTTTGCCCCAG GGACGGCTCCCAGTGCCCGGAGCAGGGGGACAGGGGCCATGGCATCACCACGGGTGGGATTCTGCTGTCACACACAGATGCCAAG TGCTCCCAGGAAGAAACCACAGGGAAAGTGTCCCGCTTCCGCATCCGCAAGACCCCAGCCAAACAGCAAGCCAACCTCACGCCAATGGGCCTGCCCCGGCCAGTCAG GTTGAACAAGAAGGAGTTCAGTTTGGAGGAGATCTACACCAATAAGAACTACCGCACTCCCACCGAGAAGCG GACCTTCGAGACGATCTTTGAGGAGCCTCGGGAGCGGAACGGGGCACTGGTGCTTACCAGCCAGCGCAAGCTGAAGCGCACCATGGAGTTCCAGGACAGCAGCCTGCCCCGCAAACAGCGCCGTGCCCGGCCCCGGGGGAGGCTGGCGGGGCGAGCGCCAGGTGGGCGCCGGGCCccaccccaacaccccaaccTGGAGGAACTGCTGCACCAGCGCCTAGCCGAGCTGGACGCCCTGTTTGAAGCTGATGGggactag
- the PRR14 gene encoding proline-rich protein 14 isoform X6 → MEHPVARGALAGGCTRLSASERNIRRQRLIVYRPSTENQSSPAPRGPEEKAPPLCWLPRGRAGSPQARRQSERLQGRRQRLQQGVPQWGQGAELWLVASPMERARHRVLAIALEECLATKGGAVSQRGTSSSAHLDTPSLPGHPLPGKALLPAGSPTPGSDWTPRQQEPTMDRVDQLTASSSSSDQWERCPQPDPAPQEAEPSGSLLPSSSSAWPPPICSLLRPRATVPNLRHWGIAPLFQSVKSKLETFADIFLSPAKPRLRPPPSPCLDEGEGGGQPAELPRPEEEPAQSRSGPSQQGAHSSRQGVNIEVKIAISEPAERRGPGEAKDDGDGDSIVSRRPPICQWRLSPEDPSQPRLGRSYSCPDFPWAMPSPLPASAPCPPRRRRHTVCSLEVSRELLRGHPSPPVLPCLRKEVFPFPSPASRHLLSPVVCMTRCDEAHSSCPGPPHHEEPATALLCPRDGSQCPEQGDRGHGITTGGILLSHTDAKCSQEETTGKVSRFRIRKTPAKQQANLTPMGLPRPVRLNKKEFSLEEIYTNKNYRTPTEKRTFETIFEEPRERNGALVLTSQRKLKRTMEFQDSSLPRKQRRARPRGRLAGRAPGGRRAPPQHPNLEELLHQRLAELDALFEADGD, encoded by the exons ATGGAGCACCCCGTGGCCAGAGGGGCGCTGGCAGGGGGCTGTACCAGGCTGTCTGCCTCGGAGCGGAACATCCGACGCCAGAGGCTCATCGTGtacag ACCCTCCACTGAAAATCagagctcccctgccccccggggGCCTGAGGAGAAGGCTCCCCCGCTGTGCTGGCTGCCCCGGGGCAGGGCCGGGTCTCCTCAGGCAAGGCGCCAGTCGGAGAGACTGCAGGGCAGACGGCAGCGGCTGCAGCAGGGGGTGCCCCAGTGGGGCCAGGGGgcggagctgtggctggtggcCTCGCCCATGGAGAGAGCCCGGCACAGGGTACTGGCCATTGCCCTGGAGGAGTGTCTTGCCACCAAAGGAGGGGCt GTCTCCCAAAGGGGCACATCCTCCTCAGCTCATCTggacaccccctccctccctggacaCCCCCTTCCTGGGAAAGCCTTGCTGCCAGCTGGGAGCCCTACGCCTGGTTCAGATTGGACCCCTAGGCAGCAGGAGCCCACCATGGACAG GGTTGATCAGCTGACAGCATCTTCCTCTTCCTCAGACCAGTGGGAGCGCTGCCCACAGCCAG ATCCTGCCCCACAAGAAGCTGAGCCATCTGGCAGCCtcctgccttcctcctcctccgcctGGCCTCCCCCGATCTGTTCGCTGCTGCGCCCCCGGGCCACAGTCCCCAACTTGCGACACTGGGGCATCGCCCCGCTCTTCCAGAGTGTCAAATCCAAGCTGGAGACCTTTGCTGACATCTTCCTGAGCCCGGCCAAGCCGCGCCTGCGCCCCCCACCGTCTCCCTGTCTGGACGAGGGAGAAGGTGGGGGGCAGCCGGCGGAGCTCCCCCGCCCCGAGGAGGAGCCAGCTCAGAGTCGGAGCGGGCcgagccagcagggggcacacaGCTCACGCCAGGGGGTGAACATCGAGGTCAAAATTGCCATCTCGGAGCCAGCAGAGAGGAGGGGCCCTGGCGAGGCCAAAGATGACGGGGACGGGGACAGCATTGTGAGCCGCAGACCCCCCATCTGCCAGTGGCGCCTGAGCCCTGAGGACCCCAGCCAGCCCCGCCTGGGTCGCAGCTACTCCTGCCCTGACTTCCCCTGGGCCATGCCGTCCCCATTGCCAGCGTCCGCCCCCTGCCCACCGCGCCGTCGCCGTCACACGGTCTGCAGCCTGGAGGTGTCGCGGGAGTTGCTGCGGGGCCACCCCTCGCCCCCCGTCCTGCCCTGCCTGCGCAAGGAggtcttccccttcccctccccagcctcccgCCACCTGCTCAGCCCAGTGGTGTGCATGACCCGCTGCGACGAGGCCCATTCCTCCTGCCCAGGGCCACCCCACCACGAGGAGCCTGCCACTGCCCTGCTTTGCCCCAG GGACGGCTCCCAGTGCCCGGAGCAGGGGGACAGGGGCCATGGCATCACCACGGGTGGGATTCTGCTGTCACACACAGATGCCAAG TGCTCCCAGGAAGAAACCACAGGGAAAGTGTCCCGCTTCCGCATCCGCAAGACCCCAGCCAAACAGCAAGCCAACCTCACGCCAATGGGCCTGCCCCGGCCAGTCAG GTTGAACAAGAAGGAGTTCAGTTTGGAGGAGATCTACACCAATAAGAACTACCGCACTCCCACCGAGAAGCG GACCTTCGAGACGATCTTTGAGGAGCCTCGGGAGCGGAACGGGGCACTGGTGCTTACCAGCCAGCGCAAGCTGAAGCGCACCATGGAGTTCCAGGACAGCAGCCTGCCCCGCAAACAGCGCCGTGCCCGGCCCCGGGGGAGGCTGGCGGGGCGAGCGCCAGGTGGGCGCCGGGCCccaccccaacaccccaaccTGGAGGAACTGCTGCACCAGCGCCTAGCCGAGCTGGACGCCCTGTTTGAAGCTGATGGggactag
- the PRR14 gene encoding proline-rich protein 14 isoform X2, which produces MEHPVARGALAGGCTRLSASERNIRRQRLIVYRPSTENQSSPAPRGPEEKAPPLCWLPRGRAGSPQARRQSERLQGRRQRLQQGVPQWGQGAELWLVASPMERARHRVLAIALEECLATKGGAVSQRGTSSSAHLDTPSLPGHPLPGKALLPAGSPTPGSDWTPRQQEPTMDRPSPEEQRSPVCQRPENKAPASCWLPQGTAGSESERLQGKRWLLRQGAPQQSRGPGASPSISQQGKELVTSPMERAQQRVLTVALEECPMAADASLQQEDLLMLLPPSTVDQLTASSSSSDQWERCPQPDPAPQEAEPSGSLLPSSSSAWPPPICSLLRPRATVPNLRHWGIAPLFQSVKSKLETFADIFLSPAKPRLRPPPSPCLDEGEGGGQPAELPRPEEEPAQSRSGPSQQGAHSSRQGVNIEVKIAISEPAERRGPGEAKDDGDGDSIVSRRPPICQWRLSPEDPSQPRLGRSYSCPDFPWAMPSPLPASAPCPPRRRRHTVCSLEVSRELLRGHPSPPVLPCLRKEVFPFPSPASRHLLSPVVCMTRCDEAHSSCPGPPHHEEPATALLCPRDGSQCPEQGDRGHGITTGGILLSHTDAKCSQEETTGKVSRFRIRKTPAKQQANLTPMGLPRPVRLNKKEFSLEEIYTNKNYRTPTEKRTFETIFEEPRERNGALVLTSQRKLKRTMEFQDSSLPRKQRRARPRGRLAGRAPGGRRAPPQHPNLEELLHQRLAELDALFEADGD; this is translated from the exons ATGGAGCACCCCGTGGCCAGAGGGGCGCTGGCAGGGGGCTGTACCAGGCTGTCTGCCTCGGAGCGGAACATCCGACGCCAGAGGCTCATCGTGtacag ACCCTCCACTGAAAATCagagctcccctgccccccggggGCCTGAGGAGAAGGCTCCCCCGCTGTGCTGGCTGCCCCGGGGCAGGGCCGGGTCTCCTCAGGCAAGGCGCCAGTCGGAGAGACTGCAGGGCAGACGGCAGCGGCTGCAGCAGGGGGTGCCCCAGTGGGGCCAGGGGgcggagctgtggctggtggcCTCGCCCATGGAGAGAGCCCGGCACAGGGTACTGGCCATTGCCCTGGAGGAGTGTCTTGCCACCAAAGGAGGGGCt GTCTCCCAAAGGGGCACATCCTCCTCAGCTCATCTggacaccccctccctccctggacaCCCCCTTCCTGGGAAAGCCTTGCTGCCAGCTGGGAGCCCTACGCCTGGTTCAGATTGGACCCCTAGGCAGCAGGAGCCCACCATGGACAG ACCCTCCCCTGAGGAGCAAAGGTCTCCCGTCTGCCAGAGGCCTGAGAATAAGGCCCCTGCATCGTGCTGGCTGCCCCAGGGCACGGCTGGGTCTGAGTCAGAGCGGCTGCAGGGCAAGCGATGGCTGCTGCGGCAGGGGGCACCGCAGCAGAGCCGGGGGCCGGGGGcatctccctccatctcccaGCAGGGGAAGGAGCTGGTGACGTCGCCCATGGAGAGGGCCCAGCAGCGCGTCCTGACTGTGGCACTGGAGGAGTGCCCCATGgcagca GATGCCAGCCTGCAGCAGGAAGATCTGCTGATGCTGTTGCCTCCTAGCAC GGTTGATCAGCTGACAGCATCTTCCTCTTCCTCAGACCAGTGGGAGCGCTGCCCACAGCCAG ATCCTGCCCCACAAGAAGCTGAGCCATCTGGCAGCCtcctgccttcctcctcctccgcctGGCCTCCCCCGATCTGTTCGCTGCTGCGCCCCCGGGCCACAGTCCCCAACTTGCGACACTGGGGCATCGCCCCGCTCTTCCAGAGTGTCAAATCCAAGCTGGAGACCTTTGCTGACATCTTCCTGAGCCCGGCCAAGCCGCGCCTGCGCCCCCCACCGTCTCCCTGTCTGGACGAGGGAGAAGGTGGGGGGCAGCCGGCGGAGCTCCCCCGCCCCGAGGAGGAGCCAGCTCAGAGTCGGAGCGGGCcgagccagcagggggcacacaGCTCACGCCAGGGGGTGAACATCGAGGTCAAAATTGCCATCTCGGAGCCAGCAGAGAGGAGGGGCCCTGGCGAGGCCAAAGATGACGGGGACGGGGACAGCATTGTGAGCCGCAGACCCCCCATCTGCCAGTGGCGCCTGAGCCCTGAGGACCCCAGCCAGCCCCGCCTGGGTCGCAGCTACTCCTGCCCTGACTTCCCCTGGGCCATGCCGTCCCCATTGCCAGCGTCCGCCCCCTGCCCACCGCGCCGTCGCCGTCACACGGTCTGCAGCCTGGAGGTGTCGCGGGAGTTGCTGCGGGGCCACCCCTCGCCCCCCGTCCTGCCCTGCCTGCGCAAGGAggtcttccccttcccctccccagcctcccgCCACCTGCTCAGCCCAGTGGTGTGCATGACCCGCTGCGACGAGGCCCATTCCTCCTGCCCAGGGCCACCCCACCACGAGGAGCCTGCCACTGCCCTGCTTTGCCCCAG GGACGGCTCCCAGTGCCCGGAGCAGGGGGACAGGGGCCATGGCATCACCACGGGTGGGATTCTGCTGTCACACACAGATGCCAAG TGCTCCCAGGAAGAAACCACAGGGAAAGTGTCCCGCTTCCGCATCCGCAAGACCCCAGCCAAACAGCAAGCCAACCTCACGCCAATGGGCCTGCCCCGGCCAGTCAG GTTGAACAAGAAGGAGTTCAGTTTGGAGGAGATCTACACCAATAAGAACTACCGCACTCCCACCGAGAAGCG GACCTTCGAGACGATCTTTGAGGAGCCTCGGGAGCGGAACGGGGCACTGGTGCTTACCAGCCAGCGCAAGCTGAAGCGCACCATGGAGTTCCAGGACAGCAGCCTGCCCCGCAAACAGCGCCGTGCCCGGCCCCGGGGGAGGCTGGCGGGGCGAGCGCCAGGTGGGCGCCGGGCCccaccccaacaccccaaccTGGAGGAACTGCTGCACCAGCGCCTAGCCGAGCTGGACGCCCTGTTTGAAGCTGATGGggactag